The genomic window ATATAATCATTCTTTTGAGTAATCCCTTCGTTTCCTTCTAATCGTAAACTTTGAAACTCTTTCATTGTTCCGTTTTCGGGAAATGCAAAATGACTTTTTCTAGCATAAACCACCATATCTTTAGTTGGTTTTTCCGCTAAAAACTTAAAACCAGAAAGCGGCATATAAATTTCGTCCGAATGCTCATTGGAATAATACGAATTTAAATTTTTTAAGAATGCCTTCCGCTCATCTTCATCCGGCCAAGCCTCTTTTTCCAACTCTATGCTTCGTTCGGCTTGTTTCTCAATATCTTCCCAAGATGCATAACTAAAAGAACTTACTATCTCTGTATTATCTGGTGTTAGGTTATGCAAATATGTTGAAGCGCTCATAATATATTCATTCTTCATCGTTACTTTCTCGAGATACTCTTTTTCGGCAACTTTCCATTCACTCATTTTAAAATCCTCCTTGTCCATATCCCAGTGACTTTCTGTCACCGTAATATACTTTACTTCTTTTTTTTCTTGTGCTTGGAGAGTTGTTGCACAAAACAATAATAACACAACAATTGTAGCGAATAATTGATTCGTTTTTTTCATAATCTGTTAATTTTAAAGTTAATATAATGGTTAATTAATTACGACTTTAAGATTTAAGGGTGTTTAGATTATGCTAGTAAATATGTAAGGGAGAGAGAAATAGATGTTGCCAAAATACAAAAAAAACAATTGATAATCAAAGCTTTAAGTGAAATTATAAAGATTCACGCATTTTTTTACTCATACCTTTTAGAACCATATCGTAGGAATGATCGATAAGCTTGAAGATAAATTCAGGTGATAATTCACCTTCGTGAATATAAATAGTATTCCAATGTTTTTTACTCATATGAAACCCCGGACGGATGCTTTCATGTTCTGCACGTAATTCTTGGGAGTATTCTGGATCTGCTTTTAGATTTATTGATGCCTCACCACGCTCCCATTTTGATAATCCAACCAAAACAAACATTTTACCTAATACTTTGAATACTAAAGTATCTTCATCAAACGGAAAATCCTCGGTAGTTCCTTTCTTTTCTAGGCAGTAATTACGGAGTTGCTCGATATTCATTTTAATGGTTTTAAGTTGAACTCATCTAGGAGTTTACAATTCGATAGGCTAGATATTTAAACCATATCATTTCAAAATTCGCTCCATTACTTTTTCTGGATTCCTCAATGCCGTATAACCAAACTGCTTATACAAACCATGAGCATCGGCCGTCTTTAACATCCACACTTTGCATGATTTTAATTCTTCAGCTTCATGAATAAATTCAATTAATTCTTTTGAATAGCCTTTGCCACGATGTTCTTTAAGAATAAAAACATCCATTAAATACGCGAAAACAGTATAATCTGTAGCTATTCTTGCAAAACCAATTTGCTTATCATCAAGATATACACCAAAACAAAAACAATGCTCTATAGTTTTTTTAACCTCAGCAACTGTTCTACCTTTTGCCCAATAGGCATTGGTTATGAAGTGATGAACAACATCTATTTGAAGTTTACTTTTATCTGTTGAAATTTCAATCATTATTAAATAATTTACTTGATCAACTTTTTACCTTTTTCTTCAATTTTTAAAGCCGAATAATCCAATTCCCATCCAATAGTTTCCACAATGGTTTCCATAAGTAAAATGGTTTCTAAGGCTTCCTTTTGCGCAACTTCAATAAGTCCACTTTCAGGTACTTTGTCCTGAATATGAAGTTTGGCTTCTTTATGTAGACCTGTTAAATCTGATGCTTCAAACCTATTAAAAATCCCGTCAGATTTATCGTAATAATTCAAATTAGTCTCAATAGATAAAATTTCAGGTTGCGGGAAATGTTCTAAAATAATCTTCTTACTTTCAGTATCTGCCCTTAATTCAATTTTAGCTAAATCGTATCCTACATGCGCTTTGGCATTAATGATAACTAGTGCTTTTTTTCGACTACTTACTAATTTTAAAAAACGCTCTTTAACATCTTCATAATGATAAATTTCAGCAAAATCACCTTCAACTGTAATAAACTTACACACCTTTTTAATCTTGTCTAGCAACAAAACAGACTGCGCGTTTACTAAGCTTTTCTTTTTAAGCGACTTGGTATAAGTTACAACACCCATTGTCGCCAAAATTCCGATTATTATGCCTAAAAATGCTTCCATTAATTCGTTTTAGTTTTCTCTTATGAAATCAATTTCTGTTCCAAAATTTTTAAACTGACTCTACTTTGTATAAAACAGGCTTACTTGGCGTTGCATCATTCTCAAAAGAAGCAATTTGTAGATTCAAAAAATACTCGCCATCCTCTACACGGTTTTCCACGTAAACAAATTCGGTTATTGTAGCATCCATTCTTAATTTCCCTTTGGTATTCCAAAAAGCATTATGTGCCAAAAGTTCGCCTTCGTCCTTTTCTTTATCTACACTCGGCAAATCTACCAATAAATGTTTTACACCTTTTTCACGCAAGTAAATAGCGGCTTCCTCTAATATATATGTCGGGTTTGTATTTGAATATTGTCGTGATAATTTCCCTTTAGTATTTGGTAAGGTACGAATAACTACAGCATCACGTTTTTTATTTCCTAATGCATATTGTAGTTGCTTTTTAGAAATAACAAAATCGTCATCTAAACGCTCTGGAGCTACAGTAATAACTTCTGCCAAAAAGAAAAATTGTTTTAAATTTTGGTTAATAGAATGCACTTTTTCGGTAATATGCCCAACACATTCGGTATGCGTACCGTGAGCATGTGGATTAAAAATTATATTATTAAAATTAATAGCCGCGCCATCTTTTACACTAGCAACCCATTCGCCATCTTTAGCAGGCTCAATTTTTGGACCGTCTATATACCAAGCATTCACACTCTGTTTTGACGCTTCAATTGCAATCGAAATATCTATTGGTTTTGTTAAATCTATTTGAAGTTTTCTTGAATTATATTGAATTGTTGTTTGCATATCATCAAATATAGTTAAATCATAAATAATTCGGAAGCAATTCCGTCAACAAGAAACTTCCCTTTTTGAGTTGTTTTTAGAATTTGGTGACTAGCCTTACTTTTTAAATCGGTATCCAATTTACTCTGAGCTATTTGCTCGTTTTCATTCGAAATAACTAACAAGCCTTCTTTTATAAATTTATTTGAATATTTTTTTAAATGCTGAAGAAATACGTCTCCAAATTCAACCTCAACTCTATTAAATGAAACACCCCAAATGGTTCTCAAACCCGTCATCACATACTCGTTAAATTGATCTTTTTTAGAAAGTATTTCTATCGTGTTAGGCAATTCATTTTTTTGAATGGCTTGTATGTATTTTATGTTATTTGAAACATGCCAACTACGCTCATTTCCATAAAAGGAATGTGCCGATGGGCCAATGCCTAAATAAGGTTTCCCTTGCCAATAACTTGTATTATGTTTAGAGAAATAATCGGGTTTTCCGAAGTTTGAAATCTCATAATGCACGAAACCTTGAGCCTCAATTTTTTCAACTAAATGATTAAAATGTTCTAAAGCCAAACCTTCGTCTATTGGTGGATAGCTGCCGTTCTTAACAAAAGTATCTAATGCCGTTTTTGGCTCTACAGTTAAGGCATAACTCGAAATATGATTGATTCCAAAACCAAATGCAATTTCTAAATTCTTATCCCATTTTTCCAAACTCATATTTGGAATACCGTAAATTAAATCGATGGTTATATTATCAAAATACTGCGTAGCTTCCTCTAGGCAACGCTTTGCTTCTTCAGTATTATGAGCACGATTCATGCTTTTTAAATCGTCTTCAAAAAAAGATTGAATACCAATGCTTAAACGGTTTATTGGGCTTTTAGCAAGCTGAAGAATAACCTCAGTTGATAAATCGTCTGGATTAGCTTCTAGTGTAATTTCCGGATTTTCGAGAACATCATAATTCTCATAAACAGTATCTATTAATAATTGAATTTCACTAACCGTTAACAAGCTTGGTGTTCCTCCTCCAAAATAAATGGTTTCAATGGTAAAGTTTTCTAGTTTATTCTTTCTTAATTCTAACTCTTTCACCAAACATTGAATTAATTCATCTTTCTTTTTTAATGAGGTTGAAAAATGAAAATCACAATAAAAACAGGCTTGTTTACAAAAAGGTATATGAATATAAATAGCGCCTCCTTGCCTTTCCGATGCCTCGGAATATTTAATGTTATGGGTTTCTTTCGTATTTAACACTTTATTTTTTTAAAGTTCTTTTAGCAACTCTAGTTGCATTCTGTTTTACAAAAGCATCCCAACCCGTGTAACTTTTACCAATTTCTACCCGACCGGAATTATAAAAATGACAGACAGCTGCTGCCAACCCATCGGTTGAATCTAAATTTTTTGGAAGCGTTTTTAAACCTAATAGACTCTGAAGCATTTTAGCAACTTGTTCCTTACTAGCATTTCCGCTTCCAGTAATAGCCATTTTTATCTTTTTAGGTAAATATTCTGTAATAGGAATTTCGCGGCTTAAACCTGCTGCCATTGCAACACCTTGAGCTCTACCCAACTTCAGCATACTTTGTACGTTCTTACCGAAAAAAGGTGCTTCAATAGCTATTTCATCTGGGTTATGTGTGTCTATAAGTTCGATGGTACGCTCGAAAATGAGTTTTAATTTTAAATAGTGATCGCTGTATTTTTTTAAATCCAATTCGTTCATTTGAAGAAACTCCATGTTCTTTCCAACTACTTTTATTAACCCAAATCCCATAATGGTTGTACCTGGATCTATCCCTAAAATAATTCTTTCTGGTTTCATTGTCCGCAATATTTACAACCACTTAACGAAATAGACGCGCCAACTGTTATGGTTAATAAATTTCCATTAAACGATCCAAAACCTTCGTTAATTGGGTTAAAATCTTTTCCGAATCCTAAAATATAAGAAGTATCTAAATACAACGATAATTTATC from Algibacter sp. L1A34 includes these protein-coding regions:
- a CDS encoding MmcQ/YjbR family DNA-binding protein, whose protein sequence is MNIEQLRNYCLEKKGTTEDFPFDEDTLVFKVLGKMFVLVGLSKWERGEASINLKADPEYSQELRAEHESIRPGFHMSKKHWNTIYIHEGELSPEFIFKLIDHSYDMVLKGMSKKMRESL
- a CDS encoding GNAT family N-acetyltransferase; this translates as MIEISTDKSKLQIDVVHHFITNAYWAKGRTVAEVKKTIEHCFCFGVYLDDKQIGFARIATDYTVFAYLMDVFILKEHRGKGYSKELIEFIHEAEELKSCKVWMLKTADAHGLYKQFGYTALRNPEKVMERILK
- a CDS encoding DUF4230 domain-containing protein produces the protein MEAFLGIIIGILATMGVVTYTKSLKKKSLVNAQSVLLLDKIKKVCKFITVEGDFAEIYHYEDVKERFLKLVSSRKKALVIINAKAHVGYDLAKIELRADTESKKIILEHFPQPEILSIETNLNYYDKSDGIFNRFEASDLTGLHKEAKLHIQDKVPESGLIEVAQKEALETILLMETIVETIGWELDYSALKIEEKGKKLIK
- a CDS encoding cyclase family protein, translated to MQTTIQYNSRKLQIDLTKPIDISIAIEASKQSVNAWYIDGPKIEPAKDGEWVASVKDGAAINFNNIIFNPHAHGTHTECVGHITEKVHSINQNLKQFFFLAEVITVAPERLDDDFVISKKQLQYALGNKKRDAVVIRTLPNTKGKLSRQYSNTNPTYILEEAAIYLREKGVKHLLVDLPSVDKEKDEGELLAHNAFWNTKGKLRMDATITEFVYVENRVEDGEYFLNLQIASFENDATPSKPVLYKVESV
- the hemW gene encoding radical SAM family heme chaperone HemW, encoding MKYSEASERQGGAIYIHIPFCKQACFYCDFHFSTSLKKKDELIQCLVKELELRKNKLENFTIETIYFGGGTPSLLTVSEIQLLIDTVYENYDVLENPEITLEANPDDLSTEVILQLAKSPINRLSIGIQSFFEDDLKSMNRAHNTEEAKRCLEEATQYFDNITIDLIYGIPNMSLEKWDKNLEIAFGFGINHISSYALTVEPKTALDTFVKNGSYPPIDEGLALEHFNHLVEKIEAQGFVHYEISNFGKPDYFSKHNTSYWQGKPYLGIGPSAHSFYGNERSWHVSNNIKYIQAIQKNELPNTIEILSKKDQFNEYVMTGLRTIWGVSFNRVEVEFGDVFLQHLKKYSNKFIKEGLLVISNENEQIAQSKLDTDLKSKASHQILKTTQKGKFLVDGIASELFMI
- the ruvC gene encoding crossover junction endodeoxyribonuclease RuvC, which gives rise to MKPERIILGIDPGTTIMGFGLIKVVGKNMEFLQMNELDLKKYSDHYLKLKLIFERTIELIDTHNPDEIAIEAPFFGKNVQSMLKLGRAQGVAMAAGLSREIPITEYLPKKIKMAITGSGNASKEQVAKMLQSLLGLKTLPKNLDSTDGLAAAVCHFYNSGRVEIGKSYTGWDAFVKQNATRVAKRTLKK